The Pseudanabaena sp. ABRG5-3 genome includes the window TAGTTGCCGCTTCCTCACGTTTAGCAAAGGTTTCACGGGCTTGTTGATATTTGCTTTCGATAGTTTTGAGGCGATCGCTTAGTTCCGTCTTTGCTTGCACAATACTTTGACGCAAGGATTCATAAGTCTTGCCATTGGTAATTTTTTCCAGCCTTTGCGAAATTTCCTGTAGTTGCGATTCTCTGAGGACTTTTTCCTGTGATGATTTATCAAATTCCGTTTGGGCTAATTGCAGATTTTCTTGACTAGTTTTAAGCTTGTTTTCGGTATTTTGAGAAGCGATCGCCATTTCCTTTTGTTCGGCTATTAGCTTGAGGTATGAAGCCTCTTGAGCTTCGAGTACTTGGCGATCGCGTAGAATATCTGTTGCTTGCCAATCTGACTTAAGAACTTGATCAATCTGTTTTTGTAATTTGGCAAGTTGCAATTCTAAGTCATCAATTTCCTGAGTTTGAGTCTGCAATTGTTGCTGTGATGCTTCCAGACTAGCCTCAATTTTTGCCTTATCCTGTAATAACTTTGCTAACTGACGCTCAATGACTTCTTTCTGTTTTACTAATGCTGTCGTATCAATTAATTCTAATTCTGGAAGTTCAGACAATCCCTCTTTACTATAAAGATGATTACACACGGGGCAGTTATCGCCATCATGCAATTCGGCGCGTAGGGCATTAGCGTGACTAGTTTGTAAGGCTTGCAGGTTAGAAATTTCCGCTTCTTTGAGAGCTTTACTCGCGACTTGAAAATCATTTTCAGCCTTAGCGATCGCCTGTTGTGCTTTCTCTAGTTGTTGCGTATATTTCTGAATCTCCGTTTGATATTGGGTTGATTTTTGCTGCTGTTTCGTCAAATTACCTTGCAAAATCTGCCATTGTGTAAGCGGCTCGACGACTTGACGCAATTGTTCGAGTCTAGTGGGTTCGTACTGAGAATTTTTAAGAGCAACTTCAAGGCTTTGCAAATTTTGCCTATTAGCTTGCAAGTCTGATTCGGCATGAGTTACAGCCTTAGTTGCTTTTTGGAGAACTTGCGATCGCTCTTGCAAATTCTGATCAGCACGTTTTAACTCAGCTTCCGATTGTTGTTGCTGTGTATGTAGAGATTCCGCCAGAGCTAGATTGCGCTCTTGAATCTCGATCTGACTTTGGGCGGCAACCTGCTCTGTGCGCGATTGTTCATAGGCTTGTTGCTGCTGATCGAGATCCAGCCTAGAAATTTCTAGCTGTTTCTTGGTGCTTGCAAGATCAGCGATCGCAGTTTCTACTCGCTTACGTGCAGTCTGGAGGACTGTCCAAGTTCCCATAATCGAATTTGCTAATTGAGCATTTCGTAATTGATTTTCTACAACTTGGATTTGCGATGCTTCCTGCTGCAATTGTGCTAATTTCTCAGAGATCTGCTGATATTGCTGGATTTGACCAAAGAGCCTTTCCTCCACTTCTAAGAGCTTCTGACTTTGCTTTGCTTGCAGATCCAATTCAGGTATTAAAATTTCTAGATTCGCTAACTCTAATTGTTGCGCTTCCACTTCCTCTTGAGTTGGGGCTTGCATTCCTTCAAGGACTTTATCTAAGCCTTCACGCTCTGCTCTATAGCGACTAGTGCGATCGCTTGCCTCCTTCCGCATTTGCTCAAATATTTGAAATCCTGCCAACTGCCTTAGAATCTCGCGTCGTTTACCCGCCTCACCCTTGAGGAATTCATCAAACTGTCCCTGCGGCAAAATGATCACACGGATAAAAGTCTCAAAGTCCATACCGATGATGTCTTCTACCTTTTGCGTGCGATCGCACCTTTCCCATTCCCCATCAATTAATTGATCAAACAGAAATTTCTTCTCATCGGTTTTGCCACGATTGCGCCAAGTTCGCAATACCCGATATTCCGTTTGCCGCATCTCAAACCGAAATTCTACTTTTAGCTGGGTCGCGCCTTGGCTGACTAATTCCTTTGATGAATTGGGCTTATTGGCAACCTTGTCATACAGCGCAAAGGTAATCGCATCCAATAGCGAAGTTTTCCCTGCACCCGTTGCGCCTGTAATCGCAAACAAATCAAGGCTCGTAAAATCTAATACTTGACGAGTACGAAAACTGGTAAATCCTTCGACAATTAACTCAAGGGGACGCATCGGGAAACTCCATGTAGAATAGCAATAATCAATTAGTCATTTACTCAAAAAACAATGACGCAAGCGATCGCACCAATACTTAATCTTAATCAAACTGACTCTGGGCAAATCGCGACTAACTCAGTCCAACCTGAAGTACTCCAAGCGATCGCCAAAGCCAAAGCCAAGCCTGAAATCGTTTGGGAATCTTTGCCTAAAAATTTTATCCTACCCGATGATCCTGTGGAAAGCATTGCTCAGCCTCTTCTCGCCGCCGCCCTCAATGACAGCTTAGAAATCGCCAAACTTGTCACGCCAGAGCGCATTGTTGCCTCAAATATGGCGCTAGTGGTTAGAATCAATCAAAAGACCATCGTGAAAGCCCCCGATTGGTTCTATGTTGCCAAAGTAAATTCCACTTGGAAAAATGTGATCCGCCGCAGCTATAGCCCCCATATTGACGGAGATACCCCTGCGATCGCGATGGAGTTTCTCTCCGAAGAGGAAACAGGGGAATATTCCACCCGTCCCACCTATCCCTACGGCAAGATGTATTTCTACGAGCAAATTTTGCAAATTCCGATTTACGTGATTTTCGATCCTGAAGATGGACGCTTAGAAATTCGTCAATTAGACGCTTCGGGTAAATATATTTTGCAATCCCTCGATGAAAATGGTCGCTACTTCATCGAGTCCATCGGCTTATATCTTGGCACATGGTATGGCACAAGGCTCGATCAGACTTTTCATTGGCTACGATGGTGGGACAATGCAGGTAATTTACTACTCTGGGGAACAGAAAAACTTGCCCAAGAGCGACAATTACTCGAAGCCGAAAAACAACGCGCCGAAGCTGAAAAACAACGGGCTGAAACCGAAAAACAACGCGCCGAAGCTGAAAAACAACGGGCCGAAACCGAAAAACAACGCGCTGAAGCTGAAAAACAACGGGCCGAAACCGAAAAACAACGGGCTGATGATGCCGAGCAAGAAATACTACGCTTAAGACAACTGTTAGCCGAAAAATAAGATTTTGAAAGAATTGCAAGGCAATTCTTTCAAAATCTTTAAGCAGGTATTTCGCTAAATTCCATATATAAATCTTTAAAAGCGGTAATTACTGCAGGCGATAAGTTTTTTTCCCGATCGCTATAAAACTTTTGAAACTCCGCGATCGGATCGAAGCGATCGTAATCTTTGGGTTCTGGAACCTGTGCCGATTCATTGACGATTAACTTCGGCTCGACCATTACCGCTTGAGGACAAACCTTTCGCACCCGATCCGCGAGTCCGATGGGCGGCGTATCCACAGCGATCGCAAATTTCAAATAGCCTTCATAATCACGATGGGCTTCTAGATGCTCATCTAATTGTCCTAAATGACATTCCACCCGCTTGAGGGGCTTATGACAGGTGAGTGGTTGAAATTGCACTTTTGCAGGTCGCCCAGTTTCCACTTCAATTAAATTAAATCCTTTCTCTTCGTCTACCTCTCCAAAATCCACTTGAATTAGAGAACCAGCATAATAGGTCGGCGCAGCATTAGGAATCTGCTGTGGTCGATGAATATGTCCTAATCCCACATACTGACATTCCGAAGGAATCGATTGCCCCGAAAGACTATAAACAGCACCACTATAAAAAGCTGCCTCCGAACCTGTAAACTTTGCGCCATCAACGGTCATATGCGCCAGCATCACATTCACCGCATCGGTTTTAAAGGCATTAGCGAGATTTTGAAGAACATAGGTAACTGTGGTTTTGTAATCATTTCGCTGTTCCAAAGCATCCTTATTCCAGACATCCTCCGCAGCTAATAACTTTCGTTCGGAGGCGAAGGGCATCGCACCGATGCAAAGTTTACCGCTCGCAGTTTCTAGATTGACTACGCCACCTTCTT containing:
- a CDS encoding AAA family ATPase translates to MRPLELIVEGFTSFRTRQVLDFTSLDLFAITGATGAGKTSLLDAITFALYDKVANKPNSSKELVSQGATQLKVEFRFEMRQTEYRVLRTWRNRGKTDEKKFLFDQLIDGEWERCDRTQKVEDIIGMDFETFIRVIILPQGQFDEFLKGEAGKRREILRQLAGFQIFEQMRKEASDRTSRYRAEREGLDKVLEGMQAPTQEEVEAQQLELANLEILIPELDLQAKQSQKLLEVEERLFGQIQQYQQISEKLAQLQQEASQIQVVENQLRNAQLANSIMGTWTVLQTARKRVETAIADLASTKKQLEISRLDLDQQQQAYEQSRTEQVAAQSQIEIQERNLALAESLHTQQQQSEAELKRADQNLQERSQVLQKATKAVTHAESDLQANRQNLQSLEVALKNSQYEPTRLEQLRQVVEPLTQWQILQGNLTKQQQKSTQYQTEIQKYTQQLEKAQQAIAKAENDFQVASKALKEAEISNLQALQTSHANALRAELHDGDNCPVCNHLYSKEGLSELPELELIDTTALVKQKEVIERQLAKLLQDKAKIEASLEASQQQLQTQTQEIDDLELQLAKLQKQIDQVLKSDWQATDILRDRQVLEAQEASYLKLIAEQKEMAIASQNTENKLKTSQENLQLAQTEFDKSSQEKVLRESQLQEISQRLEKITNGKTYESLRQSIVQAKTELSDRLKTIESKYQQARETFAKREEAATKAQENHDLAIAEQSQQESHWQEELNSINFTELEFLAAQTARSQMDAWQQQIDNYQRQEQDLTTRLQMFAESIAERTTDEQAIAKLREESQQFAESLQLASENRASIKAWLEQAHQKRQESQELEERKSALQAQEQTYHTLAQDLQSNRFQEYILDSLQQELANRASVLLQQLSEDRYILQIESGDYWVADNWNGGEKRRVRTLSGGETFAASLSMALALSEKLSMGIELGSLFLDEGFGTLDSETLESVTQILESLRQQDRLIGVITHIQSLAERLPTQIHVRKSINGSELVRI
- a CDS encoding Uma2 family endonuclease, giving the protein MTQAIAPILNLNQTDSGQIATNSVQPEVLQAIAKAKAKPEIVWESLPKNFILPDDPVESIAQPLLAAALNDSLEIAKLVTPERIVASNMALVVRINQKTIVKAPDWFYVAKVNSTWKNVIRRSYSPHIDGDTPAIAMEFLSEEETGEYSTRPTYPYGKMYFYEQILQIPIYVIFDPEDGRLEIRQLDASGKYILQSLDENGRYFIESIGLYLGTWYGTRLDQTFHWLRWWDNAGNLLLWGTEKLAQERQLLEAEKQRAEAEKQRAETEKQRAEAEKQRAETEKQRAEAEKQRAETEKQRADDAEQEILRLRQLLAEK
- a CDS encoding metallophosphoesterase family protein; this encodes MRLIHTSDWHLGRKLKGVDRTSEIALALDEILKYAKEYEVDAVLVSGDIFDVPNPTTEAERIAYDFFYKLNQLSIPSVAIAGNHDSANRIDSLAHLLSLAGVRALGRPRIAEEGGVVNLETASGKLCIGAMPFASERKLLAAEDVWNKDALEQRNDYKTTVTYVLQNLANAFKTDAVNVMLAHMTVDGAKFTGSEAAFYSGAVYSLSGQSIPSECQYVGLGHIHRPQQIPNAAPTYYAGSLIQVDFGEVDEEKGFNLIEVETGRPAKVQFQPLTCHKPLKRVECHLGQLDEHLEAHRDYEGYLKFAIAVDTPPIGLADRVRKVCPQAVMVEPKLIVNESAQVPEPKDYDRFDPIAEFQKFYSDREKNLSPAVITAFKDLYMEFSEIPA